In the genome of Parus major isolate Abel chromosome 2, Parus_major1.1, whole genome shotgun sequence, one region contains:
- the LOC107215622 gene encoding proline-rich receptor-like protein kinase PERK8 yields the protein MTSSSHGKAERRLWLCAAERTAKRRKSSSGKKNKSRTSRTTPVSSSWSSPAAVPGSRHPRPPPASSPAPSPPLLRHLPDAVTLAPGLLPPPRAGEPRRLPQPGPAAPLPTTAGPNSWRGPVAQNRGHTAWPPRSGPEAAGRRREGAC from the coding sequence ATGACAAGCTCTTCCCACGGGAAGGCTGAACGACGCCTTTGGCTTTGCGCAGCGGAAAGGACGGcgaaaaggaggaaaagctcGTCgggcaagaaaaacaaaagcaggacGAGCCGCACCACCCCAGTCAGCTCCTCCTGGAGTTCTCCAGCTGCGGTGCCGGGCTCTCGACACCCCCGGCCCCCACCTGCGTCGTCTCCCGCCCCTTCCCCGCCGCTGCTCCGCCACCTGCCCGACGCGGTCACCTTGGCTCCGGGCCTTCTTCCTCCTCCGCGGGCAGGGGAGCCCCGCCGGCTCCcgcagcccggccccgccgctcccctGCCCACCACAGCCGGCCCGAACAGCTGGCGGGGGCCGGTGGCGCAGAACCGCGGCCACACGGCCTGGCCGCCCCGGTCCGGCCCAGAAGCGGCCGGACGCCGGCGGGAAGGAGCATGTTag